A genomic region of Christiangramia sp. OXR-203 contains the following coding sequences:
- a CDS encoding cystathionine beta-synthase — protein sequence MEKSKVTNYIENILPNIPEDWVKLTTHRLDIYNEDLAKTEFLEKFEALYTNNDHSAEKLAELPTAYDYIRLGHPLSSILEWYVGKLNALKSDHIVGFSSQTTPLLAVLRKNLFEKKNTQIIYSENLPEHFNFELFRSVYGYEFETLQIKEGESIPDFDGSSIYITSKADLKDLNIDKNIDFLLSLQQELGSVIIVNGEKNASYISEIQHVRRRETISMTPADTHKLLHRLVNLSSEENSKKDDVNLKKVIEEVQKITATTSKVLVGSCGLSMQYAIMMGLIDDALAKHPGKGIRIIVPPNCYGGTNDQARRVAACLDNVEIMDLPVDGDNDMVQSTDKVLNQAANENAVPLIIAEIPTNPRVEVPELEKLQEVLAKTRKTADGEAAVDPVFILDQTFCPNVQFCNEDGILAGIRVISYVSGSKFPSGGKCTAGYAVANQKAAELMDKIDTHLKVCDNEATSLQVEILAEQLPSMNQRIADAYKNTREFVNFIKSELPEAKINFVSEELAAAGFTPSVFSLDLPTKGETAADRESYKRSLNQKLITMMITRIPEESKYCVSYGQLKGCYWTIPATSTQGTTKEDDKDYIARVSVSPDLDLEMHKKVFSQFVEDIK from the coding sequence ATGGAAAAGTCTAAAGTGACCAATTATATTGAAAACATACTCCCGAACATTCCCGAAGACTGGGTGAAATTAACTACTCACAGACTGGATATTTATAATGAAGATCTGGCTAAAACCGAGTTTCTGGAGAAGTTTGAGGCATTATACACTAATAATGATCATAGTGCTGAAAAACTAGCTGAGCTTCCAACCGCCTATGACTACATAAGATTAGGACATCCTCTTTCCTCTATTCTAGAATGGTACGTGGGTAAATTGAATGCTTTGAAATCTGATCATATTGTTGGTTTTTCATCTCAAACTACTCCTCTGCTGGCTGTACTTCGGAAGAATTTATTTGAGAAGAAGAACACGCAAATAATTTATTCTGAAAACCTTCCGGAACATTTCAATTTTGAGCTTTTCCGAAGTGTATATGGATATGAATTTGAGACCTTACAGATCAAAGAAGGTGAATCAATTCCAGATTTTGATGGTAGTAGCATTTATATCACTTCAAAAGCAGATCTAAAAGATCTGAATATTGATAAAAATATTGATTTTCTGCTAAGCCTTCAGCAGGAACTGGGTAGTGTAATTATTGTAAATGGCGAAAAGAATGCTTCTTATATTTCTGAAATTCAGCATGTACGTAGAAGGGAAACGATTTCGATGACTCCGGCCGATACTCATAAATTACTACACAGACTGGTAAACCTTTCTTCCGAAGAGAATTCGAAGAAAGATGATGTCAATCTTAAAAAAGTGATCGAAGAAGTTCAGAAGATCACTGCGACAACTTCAAAAGTTCTTGTAGGCTCTTGTGGTCTTTCCATGCAGTACGCGATCATGATGGGGCTTATCGATGATGCCTTAGCCAAACATCCAGGTAAAGGCATTCGAATTATTGTGCCACCAAACTGTTATGGGGGAACTAATGATCAGGCTCGTCGCGTTGCCGCCTGTCTGGATAATGTTGAGATCATGGATCTACCGGTAGATGGTGATAATGATATGGTCCAGAGCACCGACAAAGTGCTGAATCAGGCTGCAAATGAAAATGCAGTGCCGCTGATCATTGCTGAAATTCCTACCAATCCACGTGTTGAAGTTCCCGAACTTGAAAAACTACAGGAAGTTCTGGCGAAAACCCGTAAGACTGCAGATGGTGAAGCTGCTGTAGATCCTGTTTTTATTCTGGATCAAACCTTTTGTCCGAATGTACAGTTCTGCAATGAGGATGGTATTCTTGCCGGAATCAGGGTAATTTCCTACGTGAGTGGATCCAAATTCCCGAGTGGTGGGAAATGTACGGCCGGTTATGCCGTGGCGAATCAAAAAGCTGCCGAATTGATGGATAAGATCGATACGCATTTGAAAGTATGCGATAATGAAGCAACCTCTCTGCAGGTCGAAATTCTAGCGGAACAATTACCGTCCATGAATCAAAGAATTGCAGATGCCTATAAGAATACCCGTGAATTTGTGAATTTCATTAAATCTGAACTTCCCGAAGCAAAGATCAATTTTGTTTCTGAAGAATTAGCTGCTGCAGGTTTCACACCTTCCGTATTTTCTCTTGACCTTCCTACAAAAGGAGAAACCGCTGCAGATCGTGAATCTTACAAAAGATCCCTGAATCAAAAACTGATCACTATGATGATCACCAGGATTCCTGAAGAAAGCAAGTATTGTGTAAGTTACGGTCAGTTAAAAGGTTGTTACTGGACGATACCAGCTACCTCAACGCAGGGTACAACAAAGGAAGATGACAAGGATTACATTGCGAGAGTTTCAGTTTCACCAGATCTTGATCTTGAGATGCATAAAAAAGTATTTTCTCAGTTCGTAGAAGATATCAAATAA
- a CDS encoding histidine kinase, with the protein MLSYKINRSFICLLFCVQCIWAQNFPSRNYSAANELPNNAVRALFVDSKNVLWIGTENGIVSKQNNIFQSYFEEDGLALNSCWAITEDKQNRIWFGSYGGGISVYDGDDFQIISTKDGLVHDEIVHLFPYKDYMYVGTSDGVSRVDLKTFDTQSWKNEGSEALLRVSGFFEFEEELYVTTYRTGVFKVISEGSFSLNQVNDQKYIYSAFVDNSSILSSNKGHYTKSEISEYIKSEDLVSEELGSSIIWDYVKTRDATIYAAAWGIYDSNGGVFELNEDFSNRSNSFGIPGKDIFSLAYDALFQRLYVGTLNSGLYEIQLEPLIKFEELKGHYIKGFAKINGTSAYIHDEGIQIISSSDSIDIPLRKFKNWQQNYIDTTSLPLPKHEDHFYELDYSTAASDINFYDIKTSNNQYWINANIGLFAVNQDGKLDTYLPLHSEEINFTNDGRLIETNPYGGVRVYNDLETFSYHYYPQDHKDTPTMVVSSLQTENKTYFTSVFSGLYRYEEGRFKSLLNSKIWKEKNLRHIISYNDNLAISSEFGDVYIIRDRPESFEIVRKIPRASIQGNTISFLNSYDTTLIIGTERGITLVEEDRIIFLDEEQGLEQPFFSSKIANDELHIGSENGILRVNIEEILASSNRVIEIQLKDLSINNSVYDLPENTLNDLDLDYDENTVLLNFSTNTHPYPKKLQYQYRLNQDEEWSTPTSNSEILLPYLPANKYEVQVRVLDSSTGLTYSQNVLNFNIKPPFWKTWWFFTYIFLAIMAIVYAIYKYELAKNKRFERQKRAIQRRFEETKMEALLAQMNPHFIFNAMNSIQNYIMDSDIDNATIFLGDFAKLIRLNLDHCTKPTILLVEEIEYLQSYIRVENTRMNNTVEVHFELDPTIDTYDVEVPTMILQTFVENVFVHAFTVESIDPKLDIVFKKLDEHALCCKIIDNGSGFSTAGKNPLHNSKGLNLVKERLALLDYDIEDALKIESEPEKGTVVSLKLRLQR; encoded by the coding sequence ATGCTATCTTACAAAATCAATAGAAGCTTTATATGCCTTCTTTTCTGTGTCCAGTGCATCTGGGCTCAGAACTTTCCCTCCAGGAACTATTCTGCTGCGAATGAACTGCCCAATAATGCCGTCCGCGCACTGTTCGTTGATAGCAAAAATGTGTTATGGATAGGAACAGAAAACGGGATCGTAAGTAAACAGAACAATATTTTTCAAAGCTATTTTGAAGAAGATGGTCTGGCCCTGAATAGTTGCTGGGCGATCACTGAGGATAAGCAGAACAGAATCTGGTTTGGAAGTTACGGTGGCGGGATAAGTGTTTATGATGGTGATGATTTCCAGATCATTTCTACAAAAGACGGACTCGTTCATGATGAGATCGTACATCTTTTTCCATACAAAGATTATATGTATGTTGGAACTAGTGATGGTGTTTCAAGAGTTGATTTGAAAACATTTGATACACAGTCCTGGAAAAATGAGGGGTCTGAGGCTCTACTAAGAGTTTCCGGATTTTTCGAATTTGAAGAGGAACTCTATGTTACAACCTACAGAACCGGAGTATTTAAAGTCATTTCGGAAGGGTCATTCAGTCTGAACCAGGTTAACGATCAAAAGTATATCTATTCTGCATTCGTTGATAATAGCAGTATCCTCAGCAGTAATAAGGGGCATTATACTAAATCTGAAATTTCAGAATATATAAAATCAGAAGACCTTGTTTCAGAAGAACTTGGGAGTTCAATAATCTGGGATTATGTAAAAACGAGGGACGCTACTATCTATGCCGCAGCCTGGGGAATTTATGACAGTAATGGGGGTGTTTTCGAACTGAATGAAGATTTCAGCAATCGCTCAAATTCCTTTGGGATACCAGGTAAAGACATATTTTCCCTCGCTTATGATGCATTATTTCAAAGATTATACGTAGGAACTTTGAACTCGGGACTTTACGAGATCCAGTTAGAACCTTTAATAAAATTCGAGGAACTGAAGGGGCATTATATAAAGGGGTTTGCAAAGATCAATGGAACTTCAGCTTATATTCATGACGAAGGTATTCAGATAATATCCTCTAGTGATTCGATCGATATTCCTTTGAGAAAATTCAAGAATTGGCAACAGAATTATATCGATACCACTTCACTACCACTTCCAAAGCATGAAGATCATTTTTACGAACTGGATTATTCTACTGCGGCCAGCGATATTAATTTCTATGATATCAAAACTTCAAATAACCAGTACTGGATAAATGCTAATATTGGCTTATTTGCGGTAAATCAAGATGGAAAACTGGATACATATTTGCCATTACATTCAGAAGAGATCAATTTCACGAACGATGGGAGATTGATCGAAACCAATCCGTATGGTGGTGTTAGGGTGTACAACGACCTGGAAACCTTCTCATACCATTATTATCCACAAGACCATAAGGATACACCAACCATGGTGGTTAGCAGTCTACAAACTGAAAATAAAACCTATTTCACATCAGTATTTTCTGGTCTTTATAGATACGAGGAAGGTCGTTTCAAGTCTTTACTAAATTCTAAAATCTGGAAGGAAAAAAATCTTCGGCATATTATATCTTATAATGACAATCTCGCTATTTCCAGTGAATTTGGTGATGTATACATTATTCGGGATAGGCCTGAATCCTTTGAAATAGTACGCAAAATTCCTCGAGCCAGCATCCAGGGAAACACCATTTCGTTTCTAAATTCTTATGACACAACGCTTATAATAGGTACCGAGCGCGGAATTACGCTGGTGGAGGAAGACAGAATCATCTTTCTGGATGAAGAACAAGGCCTGGAACAGCCTTTTTTCAGTAGTAAAATTGCGAATGATGAATTACATATTGGAAGTGAAAACGGGATTTTAAGGGTCAACATCGAAGAAATTCTTGCATCATCAAATCGTGTAATCGAAATTCAACTAAAAGATTTATCTATTAATAATAGCGTATACGATCTGCCTGAAAATACTTTAAATGATCTCGATCTTGATTACGATGAGAATACTGTGCTGCTCAATTTTTCGACCAATACACATCCATATCCTAAGAAATTACAATATCAATACAGGCTAAATCAGGATGAAGAATGGAGTACTCCAACCTCCAATTCTGAAATTTTATTGCCATACCTTCCAGCTAATAAATATGAAGTGCAGGTTCGTGTTCTGGATTCCAGCACAGGATTAACGTACTCTCAGAACGTTCTTAACTTCAATATTAAACCGCCATTCTGGAAAACCTGGTGGTTCTTTACTTACATTTTTCTGGCAATAATGGCGATAGTATACGCGATCTATAAATATGAACTTGCTAAGAACAAACGATTCGAACGGCAAAAACGAGCTATTCAAAGAAGATTTGAAGAAACTAAAATGGAAGCTTTACTCGCCCAAATGAATCCGCATTTTATCTTCAATGCCATGAATTCCATTCAGAATTATATCATGGATAGCGATATCGATAACGCCACGATATTCCTGGGTGATTTTGCCAAACTCATTCGCCTCAATCTTGACCACTGTACCAAACCAACAATTTTACTGGTTGAAGAAATCGAATACTTACAATCTTACATACGGGTGGAAAACACACGGATGAACAATACTGTAGAGGTTCATTTCGAGCTGGATCCTACGATCGACACTTACGATGTAGAGGTTCCTACCATGATTCTTCAAACATTTGTCGAAAATGTATTTGTTCATGCATTTACCGTTGAAAGCATAGATCCAAAACTGGATATAGTTTTTAAAAAGCTGGATGAGCATGCTCTGTGCTGCAAAATCATCGACAATGGTTCTGGTTTTTCGACGGCTGGAAAGAATCCGCTGCATAACTCCAAAGGTTTAAACTTAGTAAAAGAAAGACTCGCCCTTTTAGACTATGATATTGAAGATGCGCTGAAAATTGAATCTGAGCCTGAAAAAGGTACTGTAGTGAGCCTGAAATTGCGTTTACAACGATAG
- a CDS encoding LytTR family DNA-binding domain-containing protein, producing MIKVVIIDDELSAQNVLEKTLLRYFPNKFNIVAKCHSVDSGVVAINNHAPELVFLDIQMPEKSGFELFKQFDLINFEVIFTTAHNRFAVQAIRQSALDYILKPINHIDLGDAIKRFEERKRKLSTKDKLTLLLENLNVNDQNIAKLAFPTLEGFELIHSNQILYCKAESNYCSIKGIDGTTKTATKTLKFVEEILPSAFLRIHKSYVINLNFVVRYHKANKEVELTNGEKLPVSFRKEEEFINAILQNQ from the coding sequence ATGATCAAAGTAGTTATAATCGACGACGAGCTAAGTGCACAAAATGTACTTGAAAAAACGCTTCTAAGATATTTTCCGAACAAATTCAATATTGTAGCCAAGTGCCATTCTGTTGACTCTGGCGTTGTTGCTATAAATAACCATGCGCCTGAGTTGGTATTTCTTGATATTCAGATGCCTGAAAAGAGTGGTTTTGAATTATTCAAGCAATTCGATCTTATAAATTTTGAAGTGATATTTACCACCGCTCATAACCGTTTCGCTGTTCAGGCCATAAGGCAGAGTGCTCTGGATTATATCCTGAAACCTATCAATCATATTGACCTGGGTGATGCGATCAAGCGTTTTGAGGAACGAAAAAGAAAATTATCTACAAAAGATAAATTGACGTTACTGCTGGAAAATTTGAATGTAAATGATCAAAATATAGCGAAACTTGCCTTTCCTACGCTGGAAGGTTTTGAGCTAATTCATTCTAACCAGATCCTCTATTGTAAGGCCGAAAGTAATTATTGTTCGATCAAAGGTATTGATGGAACTACCAAAACTGCCACAAAAACACTTAAGTTTGTAGAAGAAATCCTCCCTTCAGCATTTCTAAGAATACATAAAAGTTATGTCATCAACCTGAACTTTGTTGTGCGCTACCATAAAGCGAACAAGGAAGTTGAGTTAACCAACGGAGAGAAACTTCCGGTTTCCTTTCGTAAAGAAGAGGAATTCATCAATGCTATCTTACAAAATCAATAG